The Virgibacillus dokdonensis genome includes a window with the following:
- a CDS encoding ArsR/SmtB family transcription factor — protein MELTKNLNEDTALDFYEKMFSALADKIRLKIINEISKSPNMNLCVCDLEEKLELQQSRLSYHLKKLVDANILIPEKHGTWNYYRINEEQIQVVLSENTCCKIF, from the coding sequence ATGGAACTTACAAAAAATTTAAATGAAGATACAGCACTCGATTTTTATGAAAAGATGTTTAGTGCTTTAGCTGATAAAATTCGGCTTAAAATTATTAATGAAATTAGCAAAAGTCCAAACATGAATTTATGTGTCTGTGATTTGGAAGAAAAATTAGAATTACAACAATCCAGGTTATCTTATCACCTAAAGAAATTAGTTGATGCCAACATACTTATACCTGAAAAACATGGCACTTGGAATTACTATCGAATTAATGAAGAACAAATACAAGTTGTTTTATCCGAAAATACTTGTTGTAAGATTTTTTAA
- a CDS encoding IS30 family transposase yields MSYTHLTKTELVFIEEYHEFGVSGRKIANKLKRGHEAVYRVIRQLKEGLTAIDVYLQYQANKATCGRKKIQLTPNEKAYIHEKVRDGWTPDVIIGRNEKTISCSMRTLYRKFSSGEFNQNDLPMQGKRKPNGHQERRGKQKFRRTILDRDHDHPNYKKEFGHLEGDTIVGRHHKSAVITLVERLTKCIIAIKPAGRQATNIETSLNQWFERLPKHLFKSIIFDCGKEFSNWKSISNEQDVDIYFADPGTPSQRGLNEHSNGLLRKNGLPKEMDFNPVSQEYISEVALRRNNIPRKSLKYKTPMECFIDYVGQDFDKSMLSRLI; encoded by the coding sequence ATGTCCTACACCCATCTTACCAAAACAGAACTGGTATTCATAGAGGAATATCATGAATTCGGCGTTTCTGGTCGAAAAATTGCCAATAAATTAAAGCGCGGCCATGAAGCTGTTTATCGTGTTATTAGACAACTGAAAGAAGGACTTACTGCGATAGACGTTTATCTACAATATCAAGCGAATAAAGCGACATGTGGTCGTAAAAAGATTCAATTAACACCTAACGAAAAAGCCTATATTCATGAAAAAGTCCGCGATGGCTGGACGCCTGATGTAATAATCGGACGAAACGAAAAGACTATCTCCTGCAGCATGCGCACGCTTTATCGAAAGTTTTCATCAGGCGAATTTAACCAAAATGATTTACCTATGCAAGGCAAACGCAAACCAAATGGTCACCAGGAAAGAAGAGGAAAACAAAAATTTCGCCGCACCATCCTTGATCGTGATCACGATCACCCAAATTACAAGAAAGAATTTGGTCATCTAGAAGGAGATACCATTGTGGGACGTCATCACAAGAGCGCTGTCATCACGCTTGTTGAGCGTTTAACAAAATGCATCATCGCAATTAAACCAGCTGGTAGACAGGCAACCAATATTGAAACATCGCTCAATCAATGGTTTGAGCGATTACCAAAACACTTATTTAAGTCCATTATCTTTGACTGCGGGAAAGAGTTTTCCAATTGGAAATCCATCAGCAATGAACAAGATGTTGATATTTATTTTGCAGATCCTGGAACGCCATCCCAAAGGGGGCTAAATGAGCATTCCAACGGTCTTCTGAGAAAGAATGGGCTACCAAAAGAAATGGACTTTAATCCTGTGTCACAAGAGTATATTTCTGAGGTTGCACTCCGACGGAATAACATACCAAGGAAATCATTGAAATACAAAACACCAATGGAGTGTTTCATAGATTATGTCGGTCAGGATTTTGATAAAAGCATGTTGTCTCGCTTAATTTGA
- the adhP gene encoding alcohol dehydrogenase AdhP: MKAAVVSSEKTKLVDVKDVTLRPLETGEALVDIEYCGVCHTDLHVAKGDFGEVPGRVLGHEGVGIVKEIADDVTSLNVGDRVSVAWFFEGCGSCEYCVTGRETFCRDVKNAGYSVDGAMAEQCIVAADYAVKVPEGLDPQQATSITCAGVTTYKAIKVSNVSPGEWIVIFGAGGLGNLAIQYAKRVFNAKVIAVDINDDKLQLAKEVGADVTYNVKNVANVDEVIQKEIGGAHAAVVTAVSKAAFNQAVNAVRPTSKVVNVGLPPEKMDLDIIKSVLDGIEIIGSLVGTRKDLEEAFMFGAEGKVVPVVQPRKLEEVNDIFQEMEDGTIQGRMVIDMYLK, from the coding sequence ATGAAAGCAGCAGTTGTAAGTTCTGAAAAAACCAAGCTTGTTGATGTGAAAGATGTTACGTTGCGTCCGTTAGAAACTGGTGAAGCGCTTGTAGATATTGAATATTGTGGTGTGTGCCATACTGATTTACATGTTGCTAAAGGTGATTTCGGGGAAGTTCCTGGACGTGTTTTAGGGCATGAAGGTGTAGGTATCGTAAAAGAAATTGCAGATGATGTAACATCTTTAAACGTAGGGGATCGTGTCAGTGTAGCGTGGTTTTTTGAAGGATGTGGCTCTTGTGAATATTGCGTGACTGGTCGAGAAACATTCTGTCGGGATGTAAAAAATGCTGGTTACAGTGTTGATGGAGCCATGGCTGAACAATGTATTGTTGCAGCCGATTATGCAGTGAAGGTACCAGAAGGTCTAGATCCACAGCAAGCGACAAGTATAACATGTGCAGGTGTAACTACTTATAAAGCAATAAAAGTATCTAATGTAAGCCCTGGTGAATGGATCGTTATCTTTGGAGCTGGAGGGCTTGGAAACCTCGCTATCCAATACGCAAAACGGGTTTTTAATGCGAAAGTTATCGCTGTTGATATTAATGACGATAAATTACAGCTGGCAAAAGAGGTTGGCGCTGACGTAACATACAACGTAAAAAACGTTGCTAATGTTGATGAAGTGATTCAAAAGGAAATCGGTGGAGCTCATGCAGCAGTTGTGACAGCTGTATCGAAAGCGGCATTTAATCAAGCCGTTAATGCTGTACGTCCAACCTCCAAAGTCGTTAATGTTGGCTTGCCTCCTGAGAAAATGGATTTAGACATTATCAAGAGTGTGCTAGACGGCATTGAAATCATCGGCTCGTTGGTCGGAACTCGAAAAGATTTAGAAGAGGCATTTATGTTCGGTGCAGAAGGAAAAGTAGTACCAGTTGTTCAACCTCGTAAGTTAGAAGAAGTTAATGATATTTTTCAAGAAATGGAAGATGGAACGATTCAAGGTAGAATGGTTATTGATATGTACTTAAAATAA
- a CDS encoding GntR family transcriptional regulator encodes MDIFIIKNSQLPIYEQIIEQIKKQISEGDLEPGSPIPSMRALAKQLRISVITVQRAYDELVKEGFIEKIPAKGSFISENCHVFFEEEMTKKLEQHLHAVIKISRKIDVSINQVHDLLDYFNQGEDIHEGDRS; translated from the coding sequence ATGGATATTTTTATAATAAAAAATAGTCAATTGCCAATCTATGAGCAAATTATTGAACAAATTAAAAAACAAATATCAGAGGGAGATTTAGAACCTGGGAGTCCCATCCCTTCCATGCGCGCTTTAGCGAAGCAATTACGTATTAGTGTAATTACCGTGCAGCGTGCTTATGATGAACTTGTAAAAGAAGGTTTTATAGAAAAGATACCAGCTAAGGGTTCATTCATTTCTGAGAATTGCCATGTTTTTTTTGAAGAAGAAATGACCAAGAAACTAGAACAACATTTACATGCAGTTATTAAAATATCTAGAAAAATAGACGTTAGTATCAACCAAGTGCACGATTTATTAGACTATTTTAATCAAGGAGAAGATATACATGAAGGAGATAGAAGTTAA
- a CDS encoding ABC transporter ATP-binding protein, with amino-acid sequence MKEIEVKNLKKEIGTLRIEGLNFTVPQGRIVGLVGENGAGKTTTIKLMMDVMEKDEGEVLFFGKTLNKAIKEEIGVVYDEINFYEKINAIKIDKVLKGIFQSWDSDKYFQLLDRFKLHKSQLLGNYSKGMKMKLNIIIGLAHSPKLLILDEPTSGLDPSARMEMLDLFLEFIQNEEHSILISSHITNDLERIADYIVMIHDGKIILQLDKDELLYKYGIIRCSEKQLQYIPKNVIFAYHKTNSLCEVVIKDAPGMKEAYPELTIDGLSIDDMMAIYIKGEK; translated from the coding sequence ATGAAGGAGATAGAAGTTAAAAACCTAAAAAAAGAAATAGGAACACTTCGCATAGAAGGGTTAAATTTTACAGTGCCTCAGGGAAGAATTGTTGGTCTCGTTGGTGAAAATGGTGCTGGCAAAACAACCACGATTAAACTTATGATGGATGTTATGGAAAAAGATGAGGGAGAAGTTCTTTTCTTTGGGAAAACTTTAAATAAAGCCATTAAAGAAGAAATTGGGGTTGTATATGATGAAATCAATTTTTATGAAAAAATAAATGCAATAAAGATTGACAAAGTTTTAAAAGGCATTTTTCAATCTTGGGACTCAGATAAATATTTTCAACTGCTTGATCGCTTTAAACTCCATAAAAGTCAATTGTTAGGGAATTATTCCAAAGGGATGAAGATGAAATTAAATATCATTATTGGTTTAGCGCATTCTCCTAAACTATTAATTTTAGATGAGCCAACTAGTGGCTTAGATCCGTCTGCACGTATGGAAATGTTGGATTTGTTTTTGGAGTTTATTCAAAATGAAGAACATTCCATTTTGATATCCTCTCATATCACTAATGATCTTGAGCGAATAGCGGATTATATAGTTATGATTCATGATGGGAAAATTATATTACAGTTAGACAAAGATGAATTGTTGTACAAGTATGGGATAATACGCTGTTCAGAAAAGCAGTTACAATATATTCCTAAGAATGTCATTTTTGCTTATCATAAAACTAACTCACTCTGTGAGGTTGTGATCAAAGATGCACCTGGAATGAAAGAGGCATACCCAGAGTTAACTATAGATGGATTGTCTATTGATGACATGATGGCGATTTATATTAAAGGAGAGAAATGA
- a CDS encoding ABC-2 transporter permease produces the protein MKGLVLKDVYNVLNNGKGLLMMMLILALAIVPTQGFIGFIVTGTIVCSMMSTTSFAIDHNSKWEQFAIALPIDRKDIVKGKFVTLLLFTLIGLTLSIVLGSLATVIFQMTLSSKMVIKEMGQMIILSASVALIFGTNSILLLLKFGAEKARMFLILGYVIPGALIIFMLSKLNELGVVFTEKMLNQTLMMLPFVVIIWLTIGYSLSVVIMNKKQY, from the coding sequence ATGAAGGGATTAGTGTTAAAAGATGTTTATAATGTATTAAATAACGGAAAAGGGTTATTAATGATGATGCTCATTCTTGCGCTTGCTATTGTTCCGACACAAGGTTTTATAGGTTTTATTGTTACGGGTACAATCGTGTGCAGTATGATGAGCACGACGTCTTTTGCTATCGATCATAATAGTAAATGGGAGCAGTTTGCTATTGCACTTCCTATAGATCGTAAAGATATTGTAAAAGGAAAGTTTGTGACACTGCTTTTGTTCACACTGATTGGGCTTACCCTTTCTATTGTTTTAGGGAGTTTGGCAACAGTAATTTTTCAAATGACATTGTCTAGTAAAATGGTTATAAAAGAAATGGGGCAAATGATAATTTTAAGTGCCTCTGTAGCTTTAATATTTGGAACGAACTCTATCTTATTACTGTTGAAATTTGGAGCTGAAAAAGCGCGGATGTTTTTAATTCTAGGCTATGTTATTCCTGGAGCACTGATCATTTTTATGCTGAGCAAACTAAATGAATTAGGTGTTGTCTTTACAGAGAAGATGTTGAATCAAACGCTCATGATGCTTCCCTTCGTCGTTATTATTTGGCTTACCATTGGCTATAGCTTGTCTGTTGTAATCATGAATAAAAAGCAATACTAA
- a CDS encoding DUF4064 domain-containing protein, whose translation MKRTGEIVFTVIGILLFGILIFGSATYLSADSGEIQQLFEEVLQEEGTNEVSAEDLSQTVESAATTMLIVSIVSVIFGLISIFLLVGNKKPKIAGVILLITAIGGTFLTMFFGSFGGVVYLVAGIMALVRKEKKMIG comes from the coding sequence ATGAAACGAACAGGAGAAATAGTTTTTACGGTTATCGGAATTTTACTTTTTGGAATTTTAATTTTTGGATCTGCAACGTATTTGTCAGCAGATAGCGGCGAAATACAACAGCTGTTTGAAGAAGTTTTACAAGAAGAAGGAACTAATGAGGTAAGTGCAGAAGATCTATCCCAGACAGTGGAGTCTGCTGCTACAACCATGTTAATTGTTTCTATCGTTAGTGTTATTTTTGGTTTGATTTCCATCTTCTTGCTTGTCGGAAATAAAAAACCAAAGATAGCAGGGGTTATCTTACTTATTACTGCAATAGGGGGAACCTTTCTGACGATGTTTTTTGGGAGTTTTGGCGGAGTTGTTTATTTAGTTGCTGGAATCATGGCACTAGTACGTAAAGAGAAGAAAATGATTGGATAA
- a CDS encoding sugar phosphate isomerase/epimerase has product MYHCGISGSTILTNSSKLYELFAYDFVDHIEIGEFSDQTAFEKFKSLKDRHGFSFGLHSPLYRTRSKYDLLQYVNIEPEVAWSQFEEEINWMSKLGAKYVLVHFPYFKSKVEEQMMVKMESGLRRLQHLQLKYDIPIVCEPKLGFNRSPANIELLHHFSVERWFKYDIKLCIDIGDYLLGAKEKALSYISKWRNILK; this is encoded by the coding sequence ATGTATCACTGCGGAATTTCTGGTAGTACGATACTAACAAATTCTTCGAAGTTATATGAACTGTTTGCATATGACTTCGTTGATCATATAGAGATAGGAGAATTTTCTGACCAAACAGCTTTTGAAAAATTTAAGTCTTTAAAGGATAGACACGGGTTCAGCTTTGGCTTACATTCTCCGTTATATCGAACTAGAAGCAAATATGACCTTTTGCAGTATGTTAACATAGAGCCGGAAGTTGCTTGGTCACAGTTTGAAGAGGAAATAAATTGGATGTCTAAGTTAGGAGCGAAATATGTATTGGTTCATTTTCCTTATTTTAAATCTAAGGTTGAAGAACAAATGATGGTAAAAATGGAAAGTGGTTTAAGGCGGTTACAACATTTACAATTGAAGTATGATATCCCAATTGTTTGTGAACCAAAGCTAGGGTTTAATCGTTCTCCTGCAAATATCGAATTACTCCATCATTTTTCCGTTGAAAGATGGTTCAAATACGACATAAAGCTCTGTATCGATATTGGAGATTATTTACTGGGAGCAAAAGAAAAAGCGCTATCTTATATCTCTAAATGGAGGAACATATTAAAGTAG
- a CDS encoding IS256 family transposase — protein MNHLTTDLIEALAKKQDIEEVFRRHLEEAINQLLKHELTVFLDYEPYERKGVHSGNSRNGFYDRTFKTEYGQLQLRIPRDRNGEFQQQTVAPYKRSNDTLEQFVIHLYEKGITTDEIAHLIERMYGHHYTKQTVSNLTKLVAEDVQAFHERKLENRYACIYLDATQIPIRRNTVEKESVYIAIGITEDGIKEVLDFTIAPTESAHVWEELMQELYQRGVADVLLFISDGLTGMTDAIHRVYPKAKHQVCCVHVARNIAKKVRVKDRAEILSDFKTVYHAIDKKEALQALEQFQSKWEKTYPRVIDAVVKNEQLLTFYEFPASIRRSIYSTNLIEAFNKEIKRYVKRKEQFPNKEALERFLVTRFLEYNHKFSMRCHRGFDQAKSELVALFESLENGT, from the coding sequence ATGAACCATCTTACTACAGATTTAATTGAAGCACTAGCAAAAAAACAAGATATTGAAGAAGTTTTTCGCCGTCATCTAGAAGAAGCTATTAACCAATTACTAAAGCATGAATTAACTGTATTTCTGGATTACGAACCGTATGAACGCAAGGGAGTTCATTCAGGTAACTCTCGTAATGGGTTTTATGACCGTACTTTTAAGACGGAGTACGGTCAGCTACAACTTCGTATACCAAGGGATAGGAACGGAGAATTTCAACAACAAACAGTGGCTCCATATAAGCGTTCTAATGACACGCTGGAACAGTTTGTTATTCACCTTTATGAAAAGGGAATCACAACAGATGAAATCGCACATCTAATCGAACGAATGTACGGACATCATTACACCAAACAGACCGTATCTAACTTAACAAAATTGGTAGCAGAAGATGTACAAGCATTTCATGAACGTAAATTAGAAAACCGTTACGCATGCATTTACTTAGATGCTACTCAAATCCCTATCCGTCGTAACACGGTAGAGAAAGAGTCTGTATATATTGCAATTGGGATCACGGAAGACGGCATAAAAGAAGTATTAGACTTTACTATTGCACCAACAGAATCCGCACACGTATGGGAAGAATTGATGCAGGAACTATATCAGCGTGGTGTTGCAGACGTTCTGCTCTTCATCTCAGACGGTCTAACTGGCATGACAGATGCTATTCACCGTGTCTATCCTAAAGCAAAGCATCAGGTGTGCTGTGTCCATGTTGCCCGCAATATTGCTAAGAAGGTTCGTGTCAAAGACCGTGCAGAGATACTTAGTGACTTTAAAACGGTTTATCATGCCATAGACAAAAAAGAAGCCCTACAAGCGTTAGAACAGTTTCAAAGCAAATGGGAAAAGACATATCCACGTGTCATTGACGCAGTTGTAAAAAATGAACAATTATTAACATTTTATGAGTTCCCTGCCTCTATTCGACGGAGTATCTATTCGACAAATTTAATTGAAGCCTTCAATAAAGAAATAAAGAGATACGTCAAACGAAAAGAGCAGTTTCCAAACAAGGAGGCTTTAGAACGTTTTCTTGTCACGCGATTTCTAGAGTATAATCATAAATTCAGCATGCGCTGCCATCGAGGCTTTGATCAGGCAAAATCTGAATTAGTTGCCTTGTTCGAATCTCTGGAAAATGGGACTTAG
- a CDS encoding MarR family winged helix-turn-helix transcriptional regulator codes for MSNIETIMHEIVDIQYKSKQFMDVLASNGELPPSQIVLLIKLKTSGGLKAAEIASFAGVTPGAVTSMCDKLEKTGLITRVRDTTDRRVVRMQLTSEGDKYVQKTFAKYPPHQLKELATILHEVNQLMNKIVSKSS; via the coding sequence ATGAGCAATATAGAAACAATCATGCATGAGATTGTAGACATTCAATATAAATCGAAGCAGTTTATGGATGTGTTAGCATCTAATGGAGAATTGCCACCGTCACAAATCGTGTTGCTGATTAAATTAAAAACGAGTGGGGGATTAAAAGCAGCGGAAATTGCATCATTTGCTGGCGTCACGCCCGGAGCAGTAACATCCATGTGCGACAAGTTGGAAAAGACGGGGTTAATTACGCGCGTACGGGATACGACGGATCGGCGTGTCGTTAGGATGCAGCTAACATCTGAAGGGGATAAATATGTGCAAAAAACCTTTGCAAAGTATCCCCCTCATCAACTGAAAGAACTGGCGACGATTCTACATGAAGTAAATCAATTAATGAATAAAATAGTATCCAAGAGCTCTTAA
- the dsrO gene encoding sulfate reduction electron transfer complex DsrMKJOP subunit DsrO: protein MFLKQLLEDDFNQIVDERLSNASEELANSPYNTKLGLDMADDARKVVAGQLDIQSFHKKYHASLMKEFGEHVAQEAPHTKGNKGVKWGMVIDLQKCVGCDSCTVACKAENRTPPGISYNVVLEREVGEFPHLSKVNLPMPCMHCDNPPCVQVCPVRATFKLDNGIVTIDNDRCIGCRYCIVACPYGARSYDFGESYEDEMLGFNDVTSPEYGIERGKREPKKTPIGTVRKCNFCLHRLERGEEPACVETCIGDARFFGDLNDPNSTVSKLANSPRAFRLKSDLGAGPNVIYLK, encoded by the coding sequence GTGTTTTTAAAACAACTGCTGGAAGATGACTTTAATCAAATTGTGGATGAACGGCTGTCAAATGCCAGCGAAGAATTAGCGAATTCTCCTTATAATACGAAACTTGGATTAGATATGGCAGACGATGCTAGAAAAGTTGTTGCAGGTCAGTTGGATATTCAATCGTTTCATAAAAAATATCATGCTTCTCTGATGAAAGAGTTTGGCGAACATGTTGCGCAAGAAGCACCTCATACAAAAGGGAATAAAGGTGTGAAATGGGGCATGGTTATTGACCTTCAGAAATGTGTTGGTTGTGATTCTTGTACGGTTGCATGTAAGGCAGAGAATAGAACCCCTCCTGGAATTTCGTATAATGTTGTTTTAGAAAGAGAAGTCGGAGAATTTCCGCATTTATCGAAAGTAAACTTACCAATGCCTTGTATGCATTGTGATAATCCTCCATGTGTTCAGGTTTGTCCAGTTCGAGCAACGTTTAAATTGGATAACGGAATTGTAACAATTGATAATGACCGTTGCATTGGCTGCAGGTATTGTATTGTTGCTTGTCCGTACGGTGCACGGTCATATGATTTTGGTGAAAGTTATGAAGATGAGATGTTAGGATTTAATGATGTAACTAGCCCAGAATACGGAATTGAACGTGGCAAACGGGAGCCAAAAAAGACGCCAATTGGCACTGTACGGAAATGTAATTTTTGTTTGCATCGTTTAGAAAGAGGCGAAGAGCCTGCATGTGTAGAAACATGTATTGGAGATGCGCGTTTTTTCGGAGACTTAAATGATCCAAATAGCACAGTATCAAAACTTGCTAATAGTCCAAGAGCTTTTCGTTTAAAGAGCGATTTGGGAGCAGGTCCAAATGTAATTTATCTAAAGTAA
- the nrfD gene encoding NrfD/PsrC family molybdoenzyme membrane anchor subunit produces MSTVANEAKQSHYKSKKTQSIWFKWWVGILCVLFAIGAYFIVERLWLGLTTTNLSSITPWGAWIAFYIFFVGLSAGSFLLSTMIFVFGMERYEKVGKMALFTAIVCMIVALTFVLMDLGRPERAFSALVHWNVTSILAWEMRFYVIYITLLTVELYVAMRADFVRLATYNSLKGKIARLLTFKNSTINDYTKKRDHRWMKILGTIGIPLAILGVHGGTGAIFAVVSARSSWNSGIFPIIFVVSAMVSGTALLLAIYIIRSKALKQPIDQGMVIGLAKVMIAFLFIDLLLQFYDYLVALYSLADSHLLSLQTMMRSSYSWSFWGIQVFLGSVVPIFLVYYKKTAKNINALLIAAILVVIGIIGVRFNIVVPSQIVPIMEGMPAGDYYPTYNEWLVSVGIVAMGLLIFTIADRLLPLDQADDVSEMGDQNGR; encoded by the coding sequence ATGTCAACGGTTGCAAATGAAGCGAAGCAATCCCATTATAAATCAAAGAAAACGCAATCAATATGGTTTAAATGGTGGGTCGGAATTTTATGTGTATTATTTGCTATAGGTGCTTATTTTATTGTTGAACGATTGTGGCTTGGTTTAACGACGACAAATCTTTCTTCTATAACTCCATGGGGAGCTTGGATCGCATTCTATATTTTCTTTGTTGGTTTAAGTGCAGGTTCGTTTTTGCTCTCAACTATGATTTTTGTTTTTGGTATGGAGCGTTATGAAAAAGTAGGCAAGATGGCTTTATTTACTGCTATTGTTTGTATGATTGTAGCATTAACTTTTGTATTAATGGATTTAGGAAGGCCAGAGCGTGCATTTAGTGCCTTGGTTCACTGGAATGTAACGAGTATCCTTGCCTGGGAGATGCGATTTTATGTCATTTATATTACTTTATTAACGGTAGAATTATATGTTGCTATGCGAGCAGATTTTGTTCGTTTAGCCACTTACAATAGTTTAAAAGGCAAGATAGCCCGGCTCTTAACGTTTAAAAATAGCACTATTAATGACTATACGAAAAAGCGCGATCACCGTTGGATGAAAATATTAGGCACAATCGGCATCCCATTAGCTATTTTAGGTGTACACGGAGGGACTGGAGCTATATTTGCAGTTGTTAGTGCTCGGTCTTCTTGGAACAGCGGTATTTTTCCAATTATCTTTGTTGTGTCTGCAATGGTTTCAGGAACAGCGCTACTACTTGCCATATATATCATTAGGAGTAAAGCATTGAAACAGCCAATTGATCAAGGCATGGTAATTGGGCTAGCAAAAGTAATGATCGCTTTCTTGTTTATTGATTTATTACTTCAATTCTATGATTATTTAGTAGCTCTATACAGTTTAGCAGATTCTCATTTATTATCATTACAAACGATGATGCGAAGTTCCTATAGCTGGTCGTTTTGGGGGATACAAGTGTTTCTTGGCTCTGTTGTTCCTATATTTCTCGTTTATTATAAAAAGACAGCTAAAAATATAAATGCGCTACTTATCGCTGCTATACTTGTCGTAATTGGAATCATTGGTGTTCGATTCAATATTGTTGTCCCATCGCAAATAGTTCCGATTATGGAGGGAATGCCAGCAGGTGACTACTATCCAACCTATAATGAATGGCTTGTAAGTGTTGGAATTGTAGCAATGGGATTGCTTATTTTTACGATTGCTGATCGATTACTTCCGCTTGACCAAGCAGATGATGTAAGTGAAATGGGGGATCAAAATGGAAGATAA